The DNA segment GAAATTCTGAGAAGCACACGATGACTACTGATGAGCAGGGCTGTGTTTGAAGCTTCTAGCTCCtagtttatattttttatcctaTAACTATAGATTCTGAATTGTTTGTTTGGGAGAGCTGGAGATTATAATAAAAGCTGCGACTGTTAGAGACTTCCCCAAATAGAGCCATAGATTCCCTCGCGGGGACAAGCGCCGCCCTGATGAACACTAATAGCGCTCTATGATAACGTAAGATTCAGGTCACTTGGCAAGGCCTACTAAACTAATACTAGTTGTTTATAGGCTTCAATTAGAGAAcagaaatactacctccgtctcatattacttgtctttttgagtttttgtttgtcaatgtttgatcattcttcttattcaaaaaattttagaattattatttattttgtttgtcatttgctttattatcaaaagtactttacatatgatttatctttttttatatttgcactaattttttaaataaaacgaatggtcaaacgttgcaaataaaaagtcaaaaacgtcacCTATTATTGCACAGGGGAACAGACTCTTCAAACCGATCATTGAATAAATAAGGGCAAAATCCCACATTTGTCTCACTCTAGAAGTACACTTTCTGCCAATAGCTATAACAAGGTTAAAAATCccatttgaagaaaaataaaattttataaaatcgACTGCAGTATGTAGCGAGACAAAAAGGAGATGTTTCTCTCTAGTTCCGCTTTTTTCACGATTTTGGCATTCCCATGCACTTGACATGTGAAAAAAGATTATGCTACCTGCTTCCCTTTCCTTAGTCTATCTAGTTCTGACTCGGCCTCTTGCAGTGCTGATTTTAGTAGTGATACTCTCTGTTCCACCTCCTCCACTGTACCTCTTTTCAGAGCAGCCTTGTATGGTGTAAGGAAATGCCGTGAAAAGTTCTGCAGAGCCTGGACGCCGCATACCTGAAGAATTACAGATTCCAGATATCTTTAACAACCAGTGGACAGCACAAAATTGAGATTCGAAAAGGTAAACTGGTGGATTCCTTACCTCTTCTGGAAGCAAGGGCAACTTGGTGATGTTGAAGTCATCATATAACATATGGAACTgatcaatatatttttgttgCATTTTTATCCGTGCCTTTAGAAGTTTAGACTCAACGGCTGCAAGGAATAAGTAATGGTTATATTGAAATGTATATTAAGAACTTAGATGCATTCAAAATGAAAACAATTGAAAGGTCTTTGCAATGAATCATTATGGAGGGTCCCTGTCTTGTGCATTCAAAGGTTTCATTTGTAGGTATTTCAGCCGAAGTTAACGAGGACAAACAAATATAAGCCCGTGAAATTCAAGGTCAATCTATTATGTCTACATTTGCAAGGAAACCTCAAGGCAGTaaaactgaaagaaaaaaatagttctGGTACTAACCTTCCTCATCAAAGAGAACTTGATTGATAATAATATTATGTGCATCAATCTCGAACTTTGCCAACTCTTGCACCAATCTCTCCGTTTCATACAATGAAAGAAATTCAGGAATACAAACACATACGAAAGTTGTCAAGTCCTGGGGAGAAAGGGGAAGCAAGAGTAATGAGCAgtcaattttataaaattaggtGCTTTCATTAATgtagagtagtagtactacaaaAAAGAAGGGTTAAAAATGATATCAGTCTTACGCTAGTCCAGTTGTATTCTCATGTATATAAGTTGGACAACAGGTCTGACTGTTGATTGCCCATCTAGCAACTAACGTACTGGCACTAAATATTTTTGAGACAGCACAAACCAACATTTCCAGGGTACTTTCTCTGGTTGCAGTAGATCTGTACTGTAAAGTTGCTGTACAAACTAAAGGTTATTGGTTCTCAGCGTACTGTGAGTACAGTTCTACCTTCTCCAACAAATTTGACCAAATCTAAACAACATCAGTACATCATTATACACTCCCAATGTTAAATAATGATTTCCTATAGGCTCTAGCTTAATAACACTTGAAACTCATAAGTTGTTCAAGATGTCAATATCATGAGTTGGCTGACCACCCATAATAAACAGGCTAAGAGTCTGTCTTGatagttaataaaaaaattctgatTCTCTGCAGGTTTTGGTTAGACTTACTGGATCTTTAAATTGCCTGTTCACTTGCTCAATCACATCCTTCATGCCTTCAAGTCTCCCTAGCATTGCATCCTCATTCAGTTCATCACCAAGACCAAACAATCGAGTTGCCTGTCAAAGtatatattaacaaaattatcaaCCAACAATCAGTATAGTTTCAAATAACTAAAGCAACACGCATAGTATCTTGAAATATATAAGGAACACCTGATTCAACAGTCcaccaaatttatttttcaaggcCATCATTTTCTCTAGACCTTTCTCTAGTGTTGCAGGGAACTGGAGCAATCGTAAAGTATGACCTGTTGGAGCAGTATCAAAAACTACAACAGAGTAATCCATTGTTTGGACCAGTCTGCAGTAAGGAAAACGGATCAGCCTCAAGAGTTGTTTCACATCAAGGAGTGCATTGAGTAAGAAACTTCTGTGCAATGAGAAGAATGCTGAACACCAGAATGAAGGGAAGACTTACTTCAGCATTTCAGCAAAACTCATAGCTTCATCAACTCCTGGAATTGCATTTGTCAGTTCTGAAAGGAATCCTTCCATTCCTTCATTAGCGAAGTCATCATTTTCGACCTTTGGATCAATTTCCTGCAAGTTAAGTATTGACAATGAAGTGGTTGAGACAATCCTAAATTTAGAGTAACAATTCAAAGTGGTACAATAACAAAGACagaaaagggggggggggggggggggcagttTAAAGATATGGGCACCAATAGTCTGCAAAAGAAAATCATGACACTGTACTGGAACCTGTTTTATCTTGTTTATCACGAATTAGAAAACACAATTAAGTATCTTTTCTGAAAAGTTCTtaacgaaaatttattttacatgGACTAAAAGTAAGGTCAATTGAATAAACCATCACAAAATCACTAAACAACATCCACTTGTTTGATAAGTATCACTTTCAATTACAACAAGTGGAACATAGGAAGAGATAATTGCGAGATAATGGGTGATTGTTTTTGCACAAACCAGACGCCTTATTCTCTATCTATTAGACATGAGCCAAACATCTGCAAGCCCGGTACCTTCAATTAGCATCCCCGAAGAGGCATAATACTAGAGGAAATAAATAGGTATTAAGCACAAGAAACACCTCCATTCGGAAAGGTTCAAAAGCATACAACCCCACATCACAAAACAAAGTCTACATAACACACGTAGCAGCACGCACGCACACACAGAAACGAGCCCCAATTATGGAAATATCTAGTGTGAATCGCCTATGCTTCGTTACAAAACCAAGTAATTTTCTACTTGCtcaatctcctctcctccttcagACCTCCATCATAGCACACACCACAATTCCCTCAAATTCGTGGAAACTACAGGTCTATCGACGAAttcgggggggaggggagggggagggattGGGCGTGATATTACCATGGCGTAGAGGTTGTTGAAGCCGCGGACGAGGGTGGGGAACTTGGTGAAGCGCTGCTGGAAGGCGTCGCTGAGGTTGTGGGCGGGGTCGGTGGAGATGACGAGGACGGACTGGCGagcggaggcgaggaggatggAGAGGATGGAGCTGCACGTCGTCTTCCCCACCCCGCCCTTCCCCCCGACGAACACCCACTTGAGGCTCTCCTGCTCCAGGAGGTTCCGCACAGTCGGGTCCGGcatcgcgccgtcgccgccgccgtccgccatcGCTCTCCCCGAT comes from the Oryza glaberrima chromosome 9, OglaRS2, whole genome shotgun sequence genome and includes:
- the LOC127784408 gene encoding ATPase GET3A, which encodes MADGGGDGAMPDPTVRNLLEQESLKWVFVGGKGGVGKTTCSSILSILLASARQSVLVISTDPAHNLSDAFQQRFTKFPTLVRGFNNLYAMEIDPKVENDDFANEGMEGFLSELTNAIPGVDEAMSFAEMLKLVQTMDYSVVVFDTAPTGHTLRLLQFPATLEKGLEKMMALKNKFGGLLNQATRLFGLGDELNEDAMLGRLEGMKDVIEQVNRQFKDPDLTTFVCVCIPEFLSLYETERLVQELAKFEIDAHNIIINQVLFDEEAVESKLLKARIKMQQKYIDQFHMLYDDFNITKLPLLPEEVCGVQALQNFSRHFLTPYKAALKRGTVEEVEQRVSLLKSALQEAESELDRLRKGKQVA